A genomic stretch from Nocardia wallacei includes:
- a CDS encoding LysR family transcriptional regulator, with the protein MEIRDIEIFLTLAEELHFGRTAARLHVSVARVSQAIKKQERAIGALLFDRDNRTVRLTTVGAQLRDDLLPVRAGLEASLRRARLSATGKAGALRVGSLMLSGYDLERYWVRFRDRYPQWNVQLSFARFVDPFAGLRGGDLDILIAWLPIEEPDLTVGPTITVERRVLGVAADHELSVEESASPTVLRNFCHPTTESAPEYWVDSFISAQARKKTRIERTRVVTSTEELVHLTATGDIVTVQPRHAARYWNRPDLRWLPVPDLLPLSYALVWRTTAETDAIRAFADVVRELGPRYE; encoded by the coding sequence GTGGAGATTCGTGATATCGAGATTTTTCTGACGCTGGCGGAGGAGTTGCACTTCGGTCGCACTGCCGCCCGGTTGCATGTCTCGGTCGCACGGGTCAGCCAGGCGATCAAGAAGCAGGAACGCGCGATCGGTGCGCTGTTGTTCGATCGGGACAATCGCACTGTTCGGCTCACCACGGTAGGCGCGCAGCTGCGGGACGACCTCCTTCCGGTCCGCGCCGGTCTGGAGGCCAGTCTGCGCCGGGCACGCCTGTCCGCGACCGGCAAGGCGGGGGCGCTCCGGGTCGGTTCGCTGATGCTCAGCGGCTATGACCTCGAGAGATATTGGGTTCGTTTCCGCGACCGGTATCCGCAGTGGAACGTACAGCTGTCGTTCGCGCGTTTCGTGGATCCGTTTGCCGGTTTACGCGGAGGCGATCTCGATATCTTGATCGCGTGGTTGCCGATCGAGGAGCCGGACCTGACCGTCGGACCGACGATCACTGTCGAGCGGCGCGTTCTCGGGGTGGCAGCGGATCACGAACTGAGCGTCGAAGAGTCGGCCTCGCCGACTGTGCTGCGGAATTTCTGTCACCCGACCACGGAATCGGCGCCGGAATATTGGGTGGACAGTTTCATATCGGCACAGGCCCGGAAAAAGACACGTATCGAACGCACCCGCGTCGTCACCAGTACCGAAGAACTGGTGCACCTGACCGCGACCGGAGACATCGTCACGGTCCAGCCTCGGCACGCGGCCCGCTACTGGAATCGCCCGGACCTGCGCTGGTTACCGGTCCCCGATCTGCTGCCCCTCAGCTACGCGCTGGTGTGGCGCACCACCGCGGAAACCGACGCGATCAGGGCGTTTGCCGATGTCGTGCGGGAACTCGGGCCACGATACGAGTAG
- a CDS encoding carboxymuconolactone decarboxylase family protein gives MTTAEQVRVSRMPNPVQLVPEMGQTAAALRGVTGNGTIAPATVGLVQLRAGQIVGSTYLAVLHTGALRKQGETEERIAAVATWPTSPYFTEAERAALALVEAVLQPSSGSERVTDALYEEVSAQYSDREIATLAMVIGEVNFYVPLAVIGKPLPGVSPARQWTPAAAR, from the coding sequence ATGACAACTGCGGAACAGGTGCGGGTCTCGCGGATGCCGAATCCGGTTCAGCTCGTCCCGGAGATGGGCCAGACCGCTGCCGCATTGCGCGGCGTGACCGGTAACGGCACGATCGCGCCGGCCACTGTCGGACTGGTACAGCTGCGTGCCGGGCAGATCGTGGGGAGCACTTATCTCGCCGTCCTGCACACCGGCGCATTGCGCAAGCAAGGCGAGACCGAGGAACGGATCGCCGCGGTCGCGACCTGGCCGACATCGCCGTACTTCACCGAGGCCGAACGCGCCGCTCTGGCCTTGGTGGAAGCGGTGCTGCAGCCCTCGTCCGGGAGCGAACGCGTCACTGATGCCCTATACGAGGAGGTCTCGGCCCAGTACAGCGATCGGGAGATCGCCACGCTCGCCATGGTGATCGGTGAGGTGAACTTCTACGTCCCGCTCGCGGTGATCGGCAAACCACTGCCCGGCGTATCACCAGCGCGGCAGTGGACTCCCGCGGCGGCTCGATAG
- a CDS encoding DNA/RNA non-specific endonuclease: MRDISVRLHPRTTTALLSAGTRAVRVLAVLLVWLIALAGLLAPAAMADPVDCQALIGQIQAHNAAAAAHNANPPNPKDPAAVAAYNAEAERGNAEAAVLNAQAQQCRSQGQDVPDVGGAPPPNTPGPAPAPGPAPGPAPAPPPAVKVPGPPAPAPGQGAPGLKASPAAPAAPVVTQPLPVPVRPSQILAPPSIRPGTAYNPATAAGATLKAPSPLPGSVATNPRFTPAPTEPMQAPGLPTPPGRPGMTGTQQEFFASAPRLLDVAKAVPAPSNSGNGQVYRLPDLTGTGATSNSGPALYAGPGNTRAVAGPLDPLGRPTGSYGYLDAAGAKSPRTGVPTVDVPGATGAYQRGHLWPNQYGGPGNVPQFLAPELGATNTGAMRVYEQYLGKVVRGEAEGVPVQNVTYVKVPVYTDDKVVPDYYLLQAWGDQGWNLPPTYVQNF; this comes from the coding sequence ATGCGGGATATCAGCGTGCGGCTGCACCCGAGAACTACCACAGCCCTGCTCTCGGCGGGAACGCGTGCCGTGCGCGTCCTCGCCGTCCTGCTGGTCTGGCTGATCGCGCTGGCAGGTCTGCTGGCACCGGCCGCGATGGCGGATCCGGTGGACTGTCAGGCGTTGATCGGGCAGATTCAGGCGCACAACGCGGCCGCGGCGGCGCACAACGCGAATCCGCCGAATCCGAAGGATCCGGCCGCGGTCGCGGCGTACAACGCCGAGGCCGAGCGCGGCAACGCCGAGGCCGCAGTGCTGAACGCGCAAGCGCAGCAATGCCGTTCGCAAGGCCAGGACGTTCCCGACGTCGGCGGCGCACCCCCGCCGAACACACCCGGACCGGCCCCCGCGCCAGGCCCGGCCCCGGGACCGGCTCCCGCACCGCCTCCCGCGGTGAAGGTCCCCGGCCCGCCGGCCCCCGCGCCGGGACAGGGCGCGCCGGGGCTGAAGGCATCGCCCGCGGCACCCGCCGCGCCGGTCGTGACCCAGCCGCTGCCGGTTCCGGTACGGCCCTCACAGATCCTGGCCCCGCCGAGTATCCGCCCCGGCACCGCCTACAACCCGGCCACCGCCGCCGGAGCCACCCTGAAAGCGCCGTCGCCGCTGCCCGGTAGCGTGGCCACGAACCCGCGCTTCACCCCCGCCCCCACGGAACCGATGCAAGCACCCGGACTCCCCACCCCACCCGGCCGGCCCGGCATGACCGGCACCCAGCAGGAGTTCTTCGCCTCCGCGCCCCGGCTGCTGGATGTGGCGAAAGCCGTTCCGGCGCCGTCGAACTCGGGCAACGGCCAGGTCTATCGGCTGCCCGACCTGACCGGCACCGGCGCGACCAGCAACAGCGGTCCCGCGCTCTACGCCGGGCCCGGTAACACCCGCGCGGTCGCCGGTCCCCTGGACCCGCTGGGCCGCCCGACCGGCTCCTACGGCTACCTCGACGCCGCGGGCGCCAAGAGCCCCCGCACCGGGGTGCCGACCGTCGACGTGCCCGGCGCGACCGGCGCCTACCAGCGCGGGCACCTGTGGCCCAACCAGTACGGCGGGCCCGGCAATGTCCCGCAATTCCTCGCCCCGGAACTGGGCGCGACGAACACCGGCGCGATGCGGGTCTACGAGCAGTACCTCGGCAAGGTCGTGCGAGGCGAAGCCGAGGGGGTACCGGTACAGAACGTCACCTACGTGAAGGTGCCGGTCTACACCGACGACAAGGTCGTCCCGGACTACTATCTGCTCCAGGCTTGGGGTGACCAGGGCTGGAATCTGCCACCGACGTACGTCCAGAACTTCTGA
- a CDS encoding cysteine hydrolase family protein: protein MPDSAVLMIDMQNGYLADDGLRDALGWPPIWRLGDIIGECARLLDTARAAGVPVLYSRQVTSPAGSLAANPRSAGHLRSRRHRLPDLSPQHTRWRRQIMEAVAPQPNDIVLDKTRHSFFAYTELAPVLKSLGVQRLIVAGLQTNVCVEATVRAALEYNYDVAVAEDAVSTDGPDLHHGALNSMRVLYVEVAGWRELLAPGAPWDRAYTTANYGRNPDYWTEPTPDH, encoded by the coding sequence GTGCCTGATTCCGCGGTGTTGATGATCGACATGCAGAACGGCTACCTCGCCGACGACGGGCTCCGCGATGCTCTCGGGTGGCCGCCGATCTGGCGGCTCGGCGACATCATCGGTGAATGCGCGCGACTGCTCGATACCGCACGTGCGGCGGGTGTCCCGGTGCTGTACTCCCGCCAGGTCACCAGCCCGGCAGGGAGCCTGGCCGCCAATCCGCGGTCGGCGGGTCACCTGCGCTCGCGCCGGCATCGGCTGCCGGATCTGTCACCGCAGCACACGCGGTGGCGTAGGCAGATCATGGAGGCGGTCGCGCCGCAGCCGAACGACATCGTGCTGGACAAGACCCGGCACAGTTTCTTCGCCTACACCGAACTCGCGCCTGTCCTGAAAAGCCTGGGTGTGCAACGGCTTATCGTGGCCGGACTACAAACCAACGTGTGTGTCGAGGCCACCGTCCGCGCCGCGCTGGAATACAACTACGACGTCGCGGTCGCCGAGGACGCCGTCTCCACCGACGGCCCCGACCTGCACCACGGCGCGCTCAATTCCATGCGAGTGCTCTACGTCGAAGTCGCCGGATGGCGAGAGTTGCTCGCACCCGGCGCGCCCTGGGACCGCGCCTACACCACCGCCAACTACGGCCGCAACCCCGACTACTGGACCGAACCCACACCCGATCACTGA
- a CDS encoding TetR/AcrR family transcriptional regulator: MPKAERHEQLLETAMSIIGAHGADALTLGFLAEQAGVSKPVAYEHFGTRSALLIELYRRIDDRQADELLHALEHAPRRLNDVARVLSVAYLTCHRTAGPEWHAISAALKGSPEMDAVQQDLADRCIGIFRDALAPYSALSRDELHVRCIGIVGAAEALSQRMAHRRIAETTAVANLAALITGGMDPKPPI; the protein is encoded by the coding sequence ATGCCGAAGGCCGAGCGGCACGAGCAATTGCTCGAGACCGCGATGAGCATCATCGGGGCACACGGAGCCGATGCGCTCACCCTGGGCTTTCTCGCGGAACAGGCCGGCGTCAGCAAACCGGTCGCCTATGAGCACTTCGGCACTCGATCCGCCTTGCTGATAGAGCTCTACCGGCGGATCGACGATCGCCAGGCCGACGAATTGCTGCATGCGCTCGAACACGCGCCACGGCGTCTGAACGATGTCGCCCGGGTCCTCAGCGTTGCCTACCTCACGTGCCACCGCACAGCCGGACCGGAGTGGCATGCCATTTCCGCCGCGCTGAAAGGCAGTCCGGAGATGGACGCGGTCCAACAAGACCTCGCGGACCGCTGCATCGGAATCTTCCGCGATGCGCTCGCACCCTACTCGGCCCTGTCTCGAGACGAGCTCCACGTGCGCTGCATCGGTATCGTCGGTGCGGCCGAAGCGCTGTCACAGCGAATGGCACACCGAAGAATCGCCGAGACGACAGCCGTCGCCAACCTCGCGGCCCTGATCACCGGCGGCATGGACCCGAAGCCACCGATCTGA
- a CDS encoding NAD(P)-dependent oxidoreductase produces MSNSSSPVLIIGGSGVVGSATARTLRRLHPELPIALGGRDLAKAEGVAATIEGATAVAIDLNRPDLGLPAGASYSAIAVLVKDATLNSLRYALAHRLPYLSISSGTFEIGPEVALFVHNPDRSPVVLASHWLAGAAVFPALRLADDFDVVDEIRIGAVLDDQDVGGPAAADDYERLTSVSPAALTISGGKASWVVGDAAEGRVRSVDGFEMDAHAYSPFDIIGLSAATDASALRFDFALGTSASRRRGERFSTEIVIELSGTRKDGTRGSASSEIVHPGGQAPLTALGVALAVERLLGLDGHSAPAPGLYLPETLLDPAYFVRRMREFGARFNVRDNQAVTA; encoded by the coding sequence ATGTCCAACAGCAGCTCACCGGTGCTGATCATCGGTGGCTCCGGAGTGGTGGGCTCGGCGACGGCGCGCACACTGCGCCGTCTGCATCCCGAACTGCCCATCGCCCTCGGCGGTCGCGATCTGGCGAAAGCCGAAGGCGTCGCCGCCACGATAGAAGGCGCCACGGCGGTGGCCATCGACCTGAACCGCCCCGATCTGGGGCTACCCGCGGGAGCCTCCTACAGTGCGATCGCGGTTCTCGTCAAAGACGCGACGCTGAACTCGCTGCGCTATGCGCTGGCCCATCGGCTGCCCTACCTCAGCATCTCCAGCGGCACTTTCGAAATCGGCCCCGAGGTCGCGCTCTTCGTCCACAACCCGGATCGCTCACCGGTGGTGCTGGCGAGCCACTGGCTGGCCGGCGCGGCGGTCTTCCCGGCGCTGCGTCTGGCCGACGATTTCGACGTGGTGGACGAAATTCGCATCGGGGCGGTCCTCGACGACCAGGACGTGGGCGGCCCCGCGGCGGCCGACGATTACGAACGCCTCACCTCGGTGTCCCCGGCCGCGCTCACCATCAGCGGTGGTAAGGCATCGTGGGTGGTGGGTGATGCCGCCGAGGGCCGCGTGCGCAGTGTCGATGGATTCGAGATGGACGCGCACGCGTACTCGCCGTTCGACATCATCGGTCTCTCCGCGGCGACCGACGCCTCCGCTCTCCGTTTCGACTTCGCCCTGGGTACGTCCGCCAGCCGACGGCGCGGGGAACGGTTCTCGACCGAAATCGTTATCGAACTGTCCGGAACCAGGAAGGACGGAACCCGGGGCAGCGCCTCCAGCGAGATCGTCCACCCCGGCGGCCAAGCCCCGCTGACCGCCCTCGGGGTGGCGCTCGCCGTCGAGCGACTGCTGGGACTCGACGGTCACTCGGCTCCCGCGCCAGGACTGTATCTGCCGGAAACCTTGCTGGACCCAGCGTATTTCGTGCGCCGCATGCGGGAATTCGGCGCGCGTTTCAATGTCCGCGACAACCAGGCGGTGACAGCATGA
- a CDS encoding NAD(P)-dependent oxidoreductase, whose product MTTTVHPPVLVLGGTGSLGARTVRTLRRLHPELPLTIAARDMSRADALAAEIGNATTTTVDLDRADLGLAGRASYSAVVTAVRDHSLNTLRYAQSQQIPYVALSDGIFEIGPTVARHIHTPTIPVLLLGHSDGGVPLVAALHFAAEFRTVDTIEIGLLFDPEDPFGPASAVDLEHIGRVGPRPLIVRDGRWHWAGPELAARRFTDVDGVEHEGSAAGLLDVLGLGAGSTARSVRIDLAEGQTASSRRGEGPSHEAIIEIEGEHRSGQRSRRRYEIVDPDGYAALSARGVALAVERLLGLDGNPVPTPGLYLPERLIDPVHLMKRLADFGVTVTTK is encoded by the coding sequence ATGACAACCACTGTCCACCCTCCCGTGCTCGTTCTGGGCGGCACCGGCAGCCTCGGCGCACGCACGGTACGGACGCTTCGCCGCCTTCATCCCGAACTGCCCTTGACGATTGCCGCCCGCGACATGAGCAGGGCCGACGCTCTGGCGGCCGAGATCGGAAACGCCACGACGACAACGGTCGACCTCGACCGAGCGGACCTCGGCCTCGCCGGCCGGGCGAGCTACAGCGCGGTCGTCACCGCGGTGCGGGACCATTCGCTCAATACGCTGCGATATGCGCAATCGCAGCAGATCCCATATGTCGCGCTGTCGGACGGGATATTCGAAATCGGCCCGACCGTCGCGCGCCACATTCACACACCCACCATCCCGGTCCTGCTCCTCGGACACAGCGACGGCGGCGTACCGCTGGTCGCCGCACTGCATTTCGCCGCGGAGTTCCGCACTGTCGACACTATCGAGATAGGTCTGCTGTTCGATCCCGAGGACCCGTTCGGCCCGGCCTCGGCGGTGGATCTGGAACATATCGGACGGGTAGGACCGCGGCCGCTCATCGTGCGGGACGGCCGCTGGCACTGGGCGGGGCCCGAACTCGCCGCTCGCCGCTTCACCGACGTCGACGGCGTCGAGCACGAAGGCAGCGCCGCGGGCCTGTTGGATGTGCTCGGTCTCGGCGCGGGCAGCACGGCGAGATCGGTCCGGATCGACCTCGCGGAAGGACAGACCGCCAGTTCCCGCCGTGGAGAGGGCCCCTCGCACGAGGCCATCATCGAGATCGAGGGCGAACACCGCAGCGGACAGCGAAGCCGCCGCCGCTACGAAATCGTCGACCCCGACGGCTATGCCGCACTGAGCGCCCGCGGTGTCGCCCTGGCCGTGGAGCGCCTACTGGGCCTCGACGGGAACCCGGTCCCGACGCCGGGCCTGTATCTACCGGAACGGCTGATCGACCCGGTTCACCTGATGAAACGGCTCGCCGACTTCGGCGTCACCGTCACCACCAAGTGA
- a CDS encoding DUF3558 family protein, protein MIRRPRSGRGLWMVGVLAVAMAAVGCETSTVTEPPPGPPTSTALPVPPGPGPWTPAEVREYPCAVLSAEEIVRFGLDPHDVDATPGRQCGWEALTRPGDLDGHHFLYFRPDSQVRYPDEIRPPDPPDLPETEIEIGGRRALLKPVPRADDRNGACVVRVWVPSGGSFEFQVRAGSAFIGVDWDVCARTIEVATAVSAHLR, encoded by the coding sequence ATGATCAGAAGACCGCGGTCGGGCCGGGGCCTGTGGATGGTGGGAGTGCTGGCCGTCGCGATGGCGGCCGTGGGCTGCGAGACCTCCACCGTGACAGAACCTCCGCCCGGCCCGCCGACCAGCACGGCGCTTCCGGTTCCGCCCGGCCCTGGCCCGTGGACGCCGGCGGAGGTGCGCGAGTATCCGTGTGCGGTCCTGAGCGCCGAGGAGATCGTCCGGTTCGGGCTCGATCCGCATGATGTGGACGCCACGCCCGGCCGGCAGTGCGGGTGGGAGGCGCTGACCCGGCCCGGCGACCTGGACGGGCATCACTTCCTGTACTTCCGCCCCGACAGCCAGGTGCGCTATCCCGATGAGATCCGGCCGCCCGACCCGCCGGACCTTCCGGAGACCGAGATCGAGATCGGTGGCCGTCGCGCCCTGCTCAAACCTGTGCCCCGCGCGGACGACCGCAACGGTGCCTGTGTCGTGCGCGTGTGGGTGCCCTCGGGCGGTTCCTTCGAATTCCAGGTACGCGCCGGCTCGGCGTTCATCGGGGTCGATTGGGACGTCTGCGCCAGGACCATCGAGGTGGCCACCGCCGTCTCAGCGCACCTGCGCTGA
- a CDS encoding alpha/beta fold hydrolase, whose amino-acid sequence MRTIRKAILTAVSAAAIAVVGAPVDAEIVRPTIVLVHGAFADATSWDDVAAELRADGYRVVVPDNPLRGPGSDAAVIEQALAGIDGPIVLVGHSYGGAVITNVADPDVRALVYIAAFAPAPGEPMFSAIDPLRFPGSRLLPPALSLTVTNGGLDGYVDPAHFHQVFAQDVGDVTAANMIAHQRSIAAAANLEPSGPAAWSTTPSWFLVSADDRVIPPAAQRFMAQRAGAHTTEVAASHASLVSRPAAVVAVIEQAAL is encoded by the coding sequence ATGCGAACCATCCGCAAGGCGATCCTGACAGCGGTGAGCGCGGCGGCGATCGCCGTGGTGGGCGCGCCCGTCGATGCCGAAATCGTGCGGCCCACAATAGTTCTGGTGCACGGCGCATTCGCCGACGCGACCAGCTGGGACGACGTGGCGGCCGAGTTGCGCGCCGACGGGTACCGAGTGGTGGTGCCGGACAACCCCTTGCGCGGGCCCGGCAGTGACGCCGCGGTCATCGAGCAGGCCCTGGCCGGAATCGACGGCCCGATCGTGTTGGTCGGGCATTCCTACGGCGGTGCGGTGATCACGAATGTCGCCGACCCGGACGTACGGGCCCTGGTCTACATCGCGGCCTTCGCCCCCGCACCGGGTGAGCCGATGTTCTCCGCCATCGACCCGCTGCGATTCCCCGGCAGCCGGCTGCTGCCACCCGCTCTGTCGCTGACGGTCACGAACGGCGGCCTGGACGGCTATGTCGATCCGGCCCACTTCCACCAGGTCTTCGCGCAGGACGTCGGCGATGTCACGGCCGCGAACATGATCGCGCACCAGAGGTCCATCGCCGCCGCCGCCAATCTCGAACCCTCCGGACCCGCCGCGTGGTCGACGACGCCCAGTTGGTTTCTGGTCTCCGCCGACGATCGCGTGATCCCGCCCGCGGCGCAGCGTTTCATGGCGCAGCGCGCGGGCGCGCACACCACCGAGGTCGCCGCCTCGCACGCCTCCCTCGTCTCTCGGCCCGCCGCCGTCGTGGCGGTCATCGAACAAGCCGCGCTGTAA
- a CDS encoding alpha/beta hydrolase — MTTPSSIDQHTLDQIEAANESGRTPVVFVHGLWLLASSWDRWAELFAAAGYAPVTANWPDDPATVEQALEHPEVFAGKTVGQVAEHVAAVIGALDRKPAVIGHSFGGLLAQIVAGRGLSVATVAIDAAPFRGVLPLPISSLRAAAPVLSNPANRHRAVPLTFEQFRYSFANAVGEDEAKRLYETFAVPAPGAPLFQAAAANLNPWSEVKVDHENPDRGPLLIVSGEQDNTVPRAITEAEFHKQRKNPDVTEFVEIPGRGHALTIDDGWRDVADTALRFIRRFA; from the coding sequence GTGACAACACCGTCATCGATCGATCAGCACACACTCGACCAGATCGAAGCCGCCAACGAAAGCGGTCGCACCCCTGTGGTTTTCGTGCACGGACTCTGGCTGCTGGCCAGCAGCTGGGACCGTTGGGCGGAACTGTTCGCGGCCGCCGGATACGCCCCGGTGACCGCCAACTGGCCCGATGACCCGGCGACCGTCGAGCAGGCTCTCGAACACCCGGAAGTGTTCGCGGGCAAGACCGTCGGACAGGTCGCCGAGCATGTCGCCGCCGTGATCGGCGCCCTCGACCGCAAGCCCGCGGTGATCGGGCACTCCTTCGGCGGCCTGCTGGCCCAGATCGTGGCCGGTCGCGGGCTGTCGGTGGCGACCGTCGCCATCGACGCTGCGCCGTTTCGCGGGGTGTTGCCGTTGCCGATCAGCTCGCTGCGCGCCGCCGCACCGGTGCTGAGCAATCCGGCCAATCGCCATCGCGCGGTGCCGCTGACCTTCGAACAGTTCCGCTACAGCTTCGCCAACGCGGTCGGCGAGGACGAGGCGAAGCGTCTGTACGAGACCTTCGCCGTTCCCGCTCCCGGCGCGCCGCTGTTCCAGGCGGCCGCGGCCAACCTCAACCCGTGGTCGGAAGTCAAGGTCGACCACGAGAATCCCGATCGCGGGCCGCTGCTCATCGTGTCCGGCGAGCAGGACAACACGGTGCCCCGCGCCATCACCGAGGCCGAATTCCACAAACAGCGCAAGAATCCCGACGTCACCGAGTTCGTCGAGATCCCGGGCCGCGGTCACGCCCTGACGATCGATGACGGCTGGCGCGACGTCGCCGACACCGCACTGCGGTTCATCAGACGCTTCGCCTGA
- a CDS encoding GlxA family transcriptional regulator: MTRKRIGILLFDGVKMLDFAGPAEVFVQTNQTLPAYEVVLVSSDGRPVETSIGGPVGVRCAVADAGRFDTVVIPGSEWMPDRFVTEPVLAAARELVRDARRITSICSGAFLLAHLGVLDGRRAATHWEFAKDLAARFPQIDVDADAIFVRDGNLYTSAGVAAGIDLALALVEEDHGADIARKVAQQLVVYMQRAGGQSQFSAALSVPTPSSPLVSKVTELIWADPAFPYTVESLAAHVRVSSRHLTRLFRTELDSSPAEYVSFVRFAVARGKLEAGHSVTEAAVVSGFGTSEAMRRAFVMRLGISPKKYQQRFRSALHSVG, translated from the coding sequence ATGACCCGCAAGCGTATCGGGATTCTGCTTTTCGACGGGGTGAAGATGCTCGACTTCGCCGGTCCCGCAGAGGTTTTCGTACAAACCAACCAAACCTTGCCGGCCTACGAGGTGGTGCTCGTCTCCAGCGACGGTCGTCCGGTCGAAACGTCGATCGGCGGGCCCGTGGGAGTCAGATGCGCGGTCGCCGATGCCGGACGATTCGATACCGTGGTGATCCCGGGCAGCGAATGGATGCCCGACCGGTTCGTGACCGAGCCGGTGCTGGCGGCGGCCCGGGAGCTGGTCCGCGATGCCAGGCGGATCACCTCGATCTGCAGCGGCGCGTTCTTACTCGCTCACCTCGGTGTATTGGATGGGCGGCGCGCCGCCACCCATTGGGAGTTCGCCAAAGATCTGGCCGCGCGGTTCCCGCAGATCGATGTCGACGCCGACGCGATCTTCGTGCGCGACGGCAATCTCTACACGTCGGCGGGCGTGGCGGCGGGCATCGATCTCGCGCTGGCACTGGTGGAGGAGGACCACGGCGCGGATATCGCGCGCAAGGTGGCACAGCAGCTGGTGGTGTACATGCAGCGGGCCGGTGGCCAGTCACAGTTCTCGGCGGCGCTGAGCGTGCCCACCCCGAGCAGTCCGCTGGTGAGCAAGGTCACGGAGTTGATCTGGGCCGATCCGGCGTTCCCGTACACGGTGGAAAGCCTTGCCGCGCATGTGCGGGTGAGTTCGCGCCACCTGACGCGCCTGTTCCGCACCGAGCTGGACAGCTCGCCCGCGGAGTACGTGAGTTTCGTGCGCTTCGCGGTGGCTCGCGGGAAGTTGGAGGCCGGGCACTCGGTGACCGAGGCAGCGGTGGTGTCGGGGTTCGGCACCAGCGAGGCCATGCGGCGGGCCTTCGTGATGCGGCTGGGCATCTCGCCCAAGAAATATCAGCAGCGGTTCCGTTCCGCCCTGCACAGCGTGGGCTGA
- a CDS encoding helix-turn-helix domain-containing protein, whose protein sequence is MTQLWKSADVPAAQRADAVREAVGSQVVRVDIDLPEDPREVQVDLSLSHAGPVQILTVNSMATTVTRSPRLAREETEPQLFLTLQGTGASATTQHGRQALLSTGQFAVYTTSSPYTLAFDQGLDAHFFRFPLAELAMPESAVHEVSARALGVADPVGRLTADYLRRIAESADLRSRAIADTLAQPTIDLVRAALFSSMTDPAVGKESMQTTLELRLLEYLRTHLGDHGLTAAKVAAAHHISVRHLYTVLGRAEISLGDWLRTQRLEACRRELAHPNARHRTIASIAHQWGFADATHFSRAFRTAYGMTPSAWREEKAKPSRTVAS, encoded by the coding sequence ATGACGCAATTGTGGAAGTCGGCGGACGTGCCGGCCGCACAGCGGGCGGACGCCGTGCGGGAAGCCGTCGGCAGCCAGGTTGTCCGCGTCGATATCGACCTGCCCGAAGACCCTCGGGAGGTCCAGGTGGATCTGAGCCTGTCCCACGCCGGGCCCGTCCAGATCCTGACCGTGAACTCGATGGCCACCACCGTGACCCGCAGCCCCCGGCTGGCGCGCGAGGAGACCGAACCGCAGCTGTTCCTCACGCTGCAGGGGACCGGCGCCTCGGCGACGACCCAGCACGGTCGGCAAGCGCTGCTGAGCACCGGTCAGTTCGCTGTCTACACCACCTCGAGCCCCTACACCTTGGCCTTCGACCAGGGGCTGGACGCACATTTCTTCCGGTTCCCGCTGGCCGAGCTGGCGATGCCGGAGTCGGCGGTTCACGAGGTGTCCGCGCGCGCCCTCGGCGTGGCCGATCCGGTCGGCCGACTGACGGCCGACTACCTGCGGCGCATCGCCGAGAGCGCGGATCTGCGGTCGCGGGCGATCGCCGACACCCTCGCCCAGCCGACCATCGACCTGGTGCGGGCGGCCCTGTTCAGCAGCATGACCGACCCGGCGGTCGGCAAGGAGTCGATGCAGACCACCCTCGAACTGCGTCTGCTGGAATACCTGCGCACCCACCTGGGCGATCACGGCCTGACCGCCGCCAAGGTCGCCGCCGCGCACCACATTTCCGTCCGGCACCTGTACACGGTCCTCGGGCGAGCCGAGATCTCCCTGGGCGATTGGTTGCGCACGCAGCGCCTGGAAGCCTGCCGAAGAGAACTCGCACATCCGAACGCGCGCCATCGCACCATCGCCTCGATCGCCCACCAATGGGGTTTCGCCGACGCCACGCACTTCAGCCGGGCCTTCCGCACCGCGTACGGGATGACGCCGAGTGCCTGGCGCGAAGAAAAGGCGAAACCGTCGCGAACCGTTGCCTCATGA